AGACCTATATCGGTGGCTTTAATCGCAAATGGGGACTGCCTTTACCCCAGGTGCCAGCCCTCGCTGCTGGCACTGTGATTGTCTTTGAGAATGCCACCCTTACCGAGGAACAGATTCAACAATTACACTGGCAGGGGATTGGCGATCGCCGCAATGAAGGCTTTGGGCGTGTAGCTATCAACTGGCATCGACAAGCAACATTTCAAGTCAAGAAGCCTCCTAAACCTCAAACTACACATCAGCAGCCTTCAATCAGTTCGTCATCATTGCCTTTAGCTCAGAGAATGGCAACGCAGCTTCTGCGTCAAAAACTAGACCAACTTCTAAAAACAGAACTCGATCGCAGAAAACTAGAAGTCGGCAATATTTCCAACAGCCAGCTTTCCAGATTGCAACTTATTGCTCGCAGAGGATTAAGTTCTGAACCAGCCAGCCTCCAAGAGGTTAGTGAATTTCTGAATCGTGACAATCTAACAAAAACGGCTTTGGAGCAGTTTCAGAAGACCAGATTTAAGCAAACCAATGAGCCTTTTTATAGTTGGCTGCAAGATCGACTAAAGAATCCTCACAGTTGGGTCGCTCAACCACCGGAAGTTCAATTGAGTACAGAAGTCAAAGCAACCGTTGATGACTCATTGGCAGCAGAGTACACACTTAAGCTGATTATGGCAGTTGCAAAACAGGCAACTAAGGAGAAACAAAAATGACCCAGACTGAACTCTCCTCCAGCCAACGTATCAAACGCAATCAACGCGAGATTATCCGTCGGGTGATTGTCCGGGGTTGCCTGAGGCTGGAGTCACCGACCTGTTTGGGCAGCGGGGATGCTGATAGCCCCACGGATATGCCCCTATTGCGAGACAGTATTTCTCAACGGGCGCTGCTGACTGGGAGTGCGATCGCGGGAGCGCTGCGAAATTACTTGCGGGACTACGAGCATGACTACGGTGCCGGGGAGGCTAGCGACGATCTGGCGACTGAACTCTTTGGCGCAATGCGGCGAGATGATGACGGAGATCAGAGTCCGCTGATTGCTTACGACGCAGTTAGTAGCACGGTTCCAACCCTTGAATTACGGGATGGGGTCAAGATCGACAGCAAAACAGGCACCGCCAGCAATAAGGCCAAGTATGACCTGGAGGTGCTGGCAGCCGGTACAGAGTTTCCGCTTCAGTTTGAGTTGTTGATTAATCGGCAGGCAGATCAGCCTAAGCTACTGCAAGGGTTGGCGATCGCCCTCCAGGGCCTAGAAAACGGTGAAATTACCCTGGGCATGAAAAAGCGGCGAGGATTTGGTCGCTGTCAGGTCAGCCAATGGCAAGTCTGGGATTTTGATTTAACAGATCCGGTTCAGAGTCGCCAATGGGTAGAGTACGACCACTGGACAGAGGGATTTTTACCAGAACCACCTGTAAAGCAATCCTCAATTCTAGATGCACTTAAGGTCAGCTTAGATGAACTGCAAGATCAGCGCGATCGCCTGATTTTACAAGCGACCTTCGCTATCAATGGCTCACTGCTCATCCGTTCGGGTCAGGCTAGTATTGGTCGTGCGCCGGATGTGGTGCAGCTCAAGTCCTATCGCAATGGCGAACTGAAACCAGTATTGCCAGGAACCAGTCTAGCAGGAGTTTTGCGGCATCGGGCAGAACGGATTGTAAACACGTTAGTTGATTCAGGTGGCAGTGCAAATTCATTAATTAGCGATTTGTTTGGGAACGTGAATGAGCGGGCTAAAACAGCTAAGTCTAGTCGTCTCATTGTCCAGGAAGCAGAAATCAATAATACCCACGACTTGGTGCAGAACCGGATTGCGATTGATCGCTTTACCGGCGGTGCGTTACAGGGTGCTCTATTTGATGAACAACCGATTTTTGGTGGCGAGTTTACGATGTGCATAGAACTACGCCAGCCCAAGAACTACGAAATTGGTTTACTCCTCTTACTGCTGAAAGACCTGTGGACAGGTGACCTACCGGTTGGTGGTGAAAGTAGCATCGGACGCGGGCGATTACAGGGGAGAAGTGCTAAGATTTGCCATTGCCATCAAGGTCAAAAGCAGGAATGGACGATTGATCAGGTTGATCAC
This DNA window, taken from Trichothermofontia sichuanensis B231, encodes the following:
- a CDS encoding RAMP superfamily CRISPR-associated protein is translated as MTQTELSSSQRIKRNQREIIRRVIVRGCLRLESPTCLGSGDADSPTDMPLLRDSISQRALLTGSAIAGALRNYLRDYEHDYGAGEASDDLATELFGAMRRDDDGDQSPLIAYDAVSSTVPTLELRDGVKIDSKTGTASNKAKYDLEVLAAGTEFPLQFELLINRQADQPKLLQGLAIALQGLENGEITLGMKKRRGFGRCQVSQWQVWDFDLTDPVQSRQWVEYDHWTEGFLPEPPVKQSSILDALKVSLDELQDQRDRLILQATFAINGSLLIRSGQASIGRAPDVVQLKSYRNGELKPVLPGTSLAGVLRHRAERIVNTLVDSGGSANSLISDLFGNVNERAKTAKSSRLIVQEAEINNTHDLVQNRIAIDRFTGGALQGALFDEQPIFGGEFTMCIELRQPKNYEIGLLLLLLKDLWTGDLPVGGESSIGRGRLQGRSAKICHCHQGQKQEWTIDQVDHKLQVSDTEALETFVSALLDNIAGRNAA